One genomic window of Osmia bicornis bicornis chromosome 3, iOsmBic2.1, whole genome shotgun sequence includes the following:
- the LOC123987655 gene encoding tetra-peptide repeat homeobox protein 1-like: protein MCTLVAVLLAAMISAVAAAPSGLLAPGAALAGPILGPAALSGPILGPSALAGPVVGPARLSGAVDGGAVVTGAVAGPSVVSGSVSGHGGWPGLAAPGWGHAGWGAVLSGPVSPAAALAGPITAPALIAGPSGSIAAGAAGVGGIVRAHGHW from the exons ATGTGCACCCTCGTAGCGGTCCTCCTCGCGGCAATGATCTCGGCGGTAGCAGCAGCACCATCCGGTCTATTGGCCCCGGGTGCTGCGCTGGCTGGACCTATCTTGGGACCTGCTGCACTTAGCGGACCGATTCTTGGACCCTCAGCCCTTGCCGGACCGGTGGTCGGACCTGCTCGCCTCTCCGGAGCGGTCGATGGTGGCGCTGTGGTGACTGGAGCCGTGGCTGGTCCATCGGTCGTTTCCGGTAGCGTCTCTGGACACGGTGGCTGGCCCGGCCTCGCCGCACCCGGATGGGGTCACGCAGGATGGG GAGCAGTATTGTCCGGTCCAGTGTCACCTGCTGCAGCTTTAGCTGGTCCCATCACCGCCCCAGCGCTTATTGCCGGACCATCCGGCAGCATAGCGGCTGGAGCAGCTGGAGTCGGTGGCATTGTCCGTGCGCACGGACACTGGTAA
- the LOC114876735 gene encoding uncharacterized protein LOC114876735, whose amino-acid sequence MKCLVVLVAVLAIVSAAPERERRSLGWGHNGAVVLGGLVPGLALAGHVAPSAAVIGPVAGSAAVVGPSGGSAAVVGPAAASAAVVGPAAGSTVVSGPAGAIVVPGHNVLGHW is encoded by the exons ATGAAGTGCTTG GTTGTCCTCGTCGCCGTCCTGGCCATCGTCTCCGCCGCCCCCGAACGCGAACGCCGTTCCCTCGGCTGGGGACACAATGGAGCCGTAGTTCTAGGTGGTTTGGTACCTGGACTAGCTCTTGCTGGACACGTGGCTCCTTCAGCTGCAGTCATCGGGCCCGTAGCTGGATCTGCAGCCGTTGTTGGGCCTTCTGGGGGCTCCGCCGCCGTTGTTGGACCAGCTGCTGCTTCTGCTGCCGTCGTGGGACCGGCTGCTG GATCCACCGTGGTGTCAGGTCCCGCGGGAGCAATCGTTGTGCCTGGCCACAATGTCCTAGGACACTGGTAG
- the LOC123987672 gene encoding dirigent protein 10-like, translating to MKFLVVLLAIASVCAAAPSAILSPLLGGVGVVGPHVGPAVVAGPATGAVQVAGPVAGPAVVTGAVAGPSAVVGSVAGPTLVSEPGLGSVVVGNSLVSPALAAPAVLAGAAGTVVAGPATSAIVAGPVTKTAVIGASSSAVVTGGGHW from the exons ATGAAATTCTTG GTAGTCCTCTTAGCGATCGCTTCGGTCTGCGCAGCAGCTCCCAGTGCAATTTTGAGCCCGTTACTGGGTGGAGTGGGTGTCGTTGGGCCTCATGTTGGACCAGCGGTGGTCGCTGGTCCTGCAACTGGAGCCGTCCAGGTAGCTGGACCAGTGGCTGGTCCAGCAGTGGTCACTGGAGCGGTAGCTGGTCCATCAGCTGTCGTTGGATCGGTTGCTGGACCCACTCTCGTCTCTGAACCCGGTCTTGGCAGCGTCGTCGTTG GTAACTCCCTGGTTTCCCCAGCACTAGCTGCACCCGCAGTGTTAGCCGGCGCAGCAGGCACAGTCGTTGCTGGACCAGCAACTTCAGCGATCGTCGCTGGTCCTGTTACCAAAACAGCGGTGATCGGTGCCTCTTCTTCTGCAGTCGTCACTGGAGGCGGTCACTGGTAG